From Gemmatimonadaceae bacterium, the proteins below share one genomic window:
- a CDS encoding efflux RND transporter permease subunit — protein MFLSDISIKRPVFATMMMVALVVIGAVSFVRLSVDEYPDITYPVIVAQTLYPGASPEVVEREVSKPLEEALNTTEGLKEITSTSTEGASMVRLQFNLGVDVQKMQPEVQGKIGRIRRSLPRDIEEPVVIRFDPNDRPIMSIAMRSDARPMRELTDLGREVIKPRLEAIPGVGGVQLVGGATREIRVELDPVALRAYGLSPAQVAAALDRENQEVPAGRIQRGNGERLVRITGRITDPAAFGDVAIVVRNGAPVRVRDVATVVDGVAEKRSGSFMGSDPALSLDVLKISGSNTVEVADQVRVVVDDLIRQLPNDINLQIIRDDSSKIREALWDVELALVLGAILTVMIIYLFLASWRSTVITGLTLPVAIISSFFAMWAFGFTLNTMTLLALSLSIGLLIDDAIVVRENIVRHVAMGKDHFTAAREGTSEIGLAVFATTLAVIAVFIPVAFMGGMIGRIFFQFGVTVAFAVSVSLFVSFTLDPMLSSIWHDPEAEEHAAGKHGKVGPIRGIALWFDRAFERVADRYPPMLERAIRHRWSVLGIGLVSVVLAVGIAARLGFTWMPDYDAGEFNVSYRVPPGARVEYTLGKGHAVDSIVKTIPEVEFTYLTVGSGFRGTVTTGQLFVKLKPKHDRERSMAEIQNGLRPLLRNVSGTRASIDGTRSIFGGYRQPIVVNVQGPEPQRLKLIAGQVNEVMRDVPGMAEPLSSDEGDIPQLDVQVDRQQAWAAGLGVGTIAGTLQPLFTGTRATRWQDQQGYSHDVRVVYPDSMRTNAEDVANIPVAVGAVDPRSGVPVTIPLAQVADVRAGVGPQQIERRQLERQISISAGVLPGAAVGDVAATTEQALDSIVLPAGYRTVFTGDVQNLNETKGYVLEALVLAVVFIYLILASLFGSFLQPMAIMFSLPLSLLGVSLALWVTGGTINVMSMIGIIMLMGLVTKNGILLIDFVNHSRAQGHDRMSAILEAGRIRLRPIVMTTAAMVFGMLPLALALGEGAEQRSPMAHAVIGGLITSTLLTLFVVPAVYTLLDDLGVWFRQRRGLPESAADHPSADAPILAADRIENTA, from the coding sequence ATGTTCCTCTCCGACATCTCCATCAAGCGGCCGGTGTTCGCGACCATGATGATGGTCGCGCTGGTCGTCATCGGCGCCGTGTCCTTCGTGCGGCTGTCGGTGGACGAGTATCCGGACATCACGTACCCGGTGATTGTCGCGCAGACGCTCTACCCGGGCGCGTCACCCGAGGTCGTCGAGCGCGAGGTGTCCAAGCCGCTCGAGGAGGCACTCAATACGACCGAGGGCCTGAAGGAGATCACCTCGACCTCCACCGAAGGCGCGTCGATGGTGCGCCTGCAGTTCAACCTCGGCGTAGACGTGCAGAAGATGCAGCCCGAGGTGCAGGGCAAGATCGGCCGCATCCGCCGCAGCCTGCCGCGCGACATCGAGGAGCCGGTCGTCATTCGCTTCGACCCCAACGACCGACCGATCATGAGCATCGCGATGCGCAGCGACGCGCGTCCGATGCGCGAGCTCACGGACTTGGGCCGCGAGGTCATCAAGCCGCGGCTCGAGGCGATTCCCGGCGTCGGCGGCGTGCAGTTGGTCGGTGGTGCCACACGCGAGATTCGCGTGGAGCTCGATCCCGTCGCCCTGCGCGCGTATGGCCTTTCGCCGGCACAGGTGGCGGCCGCACTCGACCGCGAGAACCAGGAGGTGCCAGCCGGCCGCATCCAGCGCGGCAACGGCGAGCGCCTCGTGCGCATCACGGGCCGCATCACGGACCCGGCGGCCTTCGGCGACGTGGCCATCGTGGTGCGCAACGGCGCGCCCGTCCGCGTGCGCGATGTCGCCACGGTTGTCGACGGCGTCGCCGAGAAGCGCAGCGGCTCCTTCATGGGCAGCGATCCCGCGTTGTCGCTCGACGTGCTCAAGATCTCCGGCTCCAACACCGTTGAGGTCGCCGACCAGGTCCGCGTTGTCGTGGATGACCTGATCCGCCAGCTGCCCAACGACATCAACCTGCAGATCATCCGCGACGACTCGTCCAAGATCCGCGAGGCGCTGTGGGACGTGGAGCTGGCGCTGGTGCTGGGCGCCATCCTCACGGTGATGATCATCTATCTGTTCCTCGCGAGCTGGCGCTCGACGGTGATCACGGGCCTCACGCTGCCCGTGGCGATCATCTCCAGCTTCTTCGCGATGTGGGCCTTCGGCTTCACGCTGAACACGATGACGCTGCTGGCGCTGTCGCTGTCCATCGGCCTGCTGATCGACGATGCCATCGTCGTGCGGGAGAACATCGTGCGCCACGTGGCCATGGGCAAAGACCACTTCACCGCCGCCCGCGAGGGGACCAGCGAGATCGGCCTCGCGGTGTTTGCCACGACGCTTGCGGTGATCGCCGTGTTCATCCCCGTCGCGTTCATGGGCGGGATGATTGGCCGCATCTTCTTCCAGTTTGGCGTGACCGTGGCCTTTGCGGTGAGCGTGTCGCTGTTCGTCAGCTTCACGCTGGACCCGATGCTCTCGAGCATCTGGCACGACCCGGAAGCGGAGGAGCACGCCGCCGGCAAGCACGGAAAGGTCGGCCCGATCCGCGGCATCGCGCTTTGGTTCGACCGCGCCTTCGAACGTGTGGCCGACCGCTACCCGCCGATGCTCGAACGCGCCATCCGGCATCGTTGGTCGGTGCTTGGTATCGGGCTCGTGTCCGTGGTGCTTGCCGTGGGCATTGCCGCGCGCCTGGGCTTCACCTGGATGCCCGATTACGACGCCGGCGAGTTCAACGTCAGCTATCGCGTGCCGCCGGGTGCGCGCGTCGAGTACACGCTGGGCAAGGGCCACGCGGTGGACTCCATCGTGAAGACGATTCCCGAGGTGGAGTTCACCTACCTGACGGTCGGCTCCGGCTTCCGCGGCACGGTCACCACCGGCCAGCTCTTCGTGAAGCTCAAGCCCAAGCACGACCGCGAGCGCTCGATGGCCGAGATCCAAAATGGACTGCGGCCGTTGCTACGCAACGTCTCCGGCACCCGCGCCAGCATCGATGGCACGCGCTCGATCTTCGGCGGCTATCGCCAGCCTATCGTCGTGAACGTGCAGGGTCCCGAGCCCCAGCGTCTCAAGCTCATCGCCGGCCAAGTCAATGAAGTGATGCGCGACGTGCCCGGCATGGCCGAGCCGCTTTCCAGCGACGAAGGCGACATCCCGCAGCTCGACGTGCAGGTCGATCGCCAGCAGGCCTGGGCCGCCGGCCTCGGCGTCGGCACGATCGCCGGCACGCTGCAGCCGCTGTTCACGGGCACCCGCGCCACCCGCTGGCAGGACCAACAGGGCTACTCGCACGACGTGCGCGTCGTGTACCCGGACTCGATGCGCACCAACGCCGAGGACGTGGCCAACATCCCCGTCGCGGTTGGCGCCGTCGATCCGCGCAGTGGCGTGCCGGTCACCATTCCCTTGGCGCAGGTCGCCGACGTGCGCGCCGGCGTGGGGCCGCAGCAGATCGAGCGGCGGCAGCTCGAGCGGCAGATTTCCATCTCGGCCGGCGTCCTCCCAGGCGCGGCCGTCGGTGACGTCGCCGCCACCACCGAGCAGGCGCTGGACTCGATCGTGCTGCCCGCTGGATACCGCACCGTGTTCACCGGCGACGTACAGAACCTCAACGAGACCAAGGGCTACGTGCTCGAGGCCCTCGTGCTCGCGGTCGTGTTCATCTACCTGATCCTGGCCTCGCTCTTCGGTTCCTTCCTGCAGCCGATGGCCATCATGTTCTCGCTGCCGCTCTCGCTGCTCGGCGTGTCGCTCGCGCTCTGGGTCACCGGCGGGACCATCAACGTGATGTCGATGATCGGCATCATCATGTTGATGGGCCTCGTGACCAAGAACGGCATCCTGCTCATCGACTTCGTGAACCACTCGCGCGCGCAGGGGCACGACCGCATGAGCGCCATCCTCGAGGCGGGCCGCATCCGCCTGCGCCCCATCGTGATGACGACGGCGGCGATGGTCTTCGGGATGCTGCCCTTGGCGCTCGCCTTGGGCGAGGGCGCCGAGCAACGCTCGCCAATGGCCCACGCCGTGATTGGCGGGCTCATCACCTCCACGCTGCTGACCCTGTTTGTGGTGCCGGCCGTCTATACGTTGCTCGACGACCTGGGCGTCTGGTTCCGACAGCGTCGCGGGCTCCCAGAGTCCGCCGCCGACCACCCCTCGGCCGACGCCCCGATCCTCGCCGCCGACAGGATCGAAAACACCGCTTGA
- a CDS encoding S41 family peptidase, with the protein MFRRRTLAIAALVLAPLAVGAFVVQERSAINSARLFDQVLQLVGERYVDSIGVRELYERAARGLVDELRDPYSELYTPKQLEEFNTTTGGFYGGVGMLIEDQEGTIIVSRVYPHTPAEEAGIREGDRIIGVDTNSTRGWRIDQVSGGLRGAPGSKVKARFARPGVTQSFEVEFTRRTIRIPAIPFAIMLDHKIGYIPVQQFNETTTREFAEQYQRLRAEGATSIVMDLRGNSGGYLDQALEMTNFFIARGKELASVRGRAGQIERYVAEATPLAPDIPMAILTDGYSASASEIVAGALQDHDRALIVGTTSFGKGLVQSVYRLDGGYAIKLTTGKWYTPSGRSIQKERVLDSNGRLVEVQPDSLETDDVRLNRPVFRSAGGRPVYGGGAVTPDVIVPYDTITTAEQKLARALVPRSQDVYLALDDYAFSLKDKVTPDFAVTAEMRDGFRQRLVAKGVVVEKAEWDAGRAYVDRLLLNRIARRAFGDSTAKRREIPEDTQLKVAMDYLRRGQTTADLLALAAPAAAPSAAARRPD; encoded by the coding sequence ATGTTCCGTCGCCGTACGCTTGCCATCGCCGCCCTCGTGCTCGCCCCGCTTGCCGTGGGCGCCTTCGTGGTGCAGGAACGCAGCGCCATCAACAGCGCGCGCCTGTTCGACCAAGTACTCCAGCTCGTGGGTGAGCGCTACGTCGATTCCATCGGCGTCCGCGAGCTGTACGAGCGTGCCGCCCGCGGCCTCGTGGACGAACTTCGCGACCCGTATTCCGAGCTCTACACGCCCAAGCAGCTCGAAGAGTTCAACACCACCACCGGCGGCTTCTACGGCGGCGTCGGCATGCTCATCGAGGATCAGGAAGGCACAATCATCGTGAGCCGTGTCTACCCGCACACGCCCGCCGAAGAGGCTGGCATCCGCGAGGGAGACCGCATCATCGGCGTGGACACCAACTCCACGCGCGGCTGGCGCATTGACCAGGTCTCCGGCGGACTCCGCGGCGCGCCGGGCAGCAAGGTGAAGGCGCGCTTTGCCCGTCCGGGCGTGACGCAATCGTTCGAGGTCGAATTCACGCGCCGCACCATCCGCATCCCGGCGATTCCCTTCGCCATCATGCTCGACCACAAGATCGGCTACATCCCGGTCCAGCAGTTCAATGAGACGACCACGCGCGAGTTCGCCGAGCAGTACCAGCGGCTACGCGCCGAAGGTGCCACCTCGATCGTGATGGACCTGCGTGGCAACTCCGGCGGCTATCTCGATCAGGCGCTGGAGATGACGAACTTCTTCATCGCGCGCGGCAAGGAACTCGCCAGCGTGCGCGGCCGCGCCGGCCAGATCGAGCGCTATGTCGCCGAGGCCACGCCGCTGGCCCCGGACATCCCGATGGCCATCCTCACCGACGGCTACTCGGCCTCCGCCTCCGAGATCGTCGCCGGCGCGCTGCAGGATCACGACCGCGCCCTGATCGTCGGCACCACCTCGTTCGGCAAGGGCCTCGTGCAGTCGGTGTACCGCCTCGACGGCGGCTACGCCATCAAGCTCACCACGGGCAAGTGGTATACGCCGAGCGGCCGCTCGATCCAGAAGGAGCGCGTGCTCGACAGCAACGGCCGGCTCGTGGAAGTGCAGCCCGACTCGCTGGAGACGGACGACGTACGCCTGAACCGCCCAGTGTTCCGTTCCGCCGGCGGGCGCCCGGTCTACGGTGGCGGCGCGGTCACGCCGGACGTGATCGTGCCATACGACACCATCACGACCGCCGAACAGAAGCTCGCGCGCGCACTGGTGCCGCGTTCGCAGGACGTGTACCTCGCGCTCGACGACTACGCCTTCAGCCTGAAGGACAAGGTCACGCCCGATTTCGCCGTGACGGCCGAGATGCGCGACGGCTTCCGCCAGCGCCTCGTGGCCAAGGGCGTCGTCGTCGAGAAGGCCGAGTGGGACGCCGGCCGCGCCTATGTGGACCGGCTGCTGCTCAATCGCATCGCCCGCCGGGCCTTCGGCGACTCCACGGCCAAGCGCCGCGAGATCCCCGAGGACACGCAGCTCAAGGTGGCGATGGACTACCTGCGCCGCGGCCAGACCACGGCCGACCTGCTGGCCCTCGCGGCACCCGCCGCCGCGCCGTCCGCCGCCGCGCGACGGCCCGATTGA
- a CDS encoding MerR family transcriptional regulator, with amino-acid sequence MSDSPVALLRVHAKHAPWNARGLASHATALVDAAGMRPTNTSARATPSARAIRFYVASGLLDHPEGKGTAATYHYKHLLQLLAIKVRQREGYTLDSIKSELAGLQGDQLEKRVAASLAPALGNGLPLPSRSDDDTPATWQRVAVADGVEIHVRSDSPAAHESGFVAMREALRAALGREELR; translated from the coding sequence ATGTCGGACTCGCCCGTCGCCCTTTTGCGCGTTCACGCCAAACACGCGCCTTGGAATGCCCGTGGACTCGCCTCCCACGCCACGGCCTTGGTGGATGCCGCGGGGATGCGCCCCACCAACACCTCTGCCCGCGCGACGCCAAGTGCCCGGGCCATTCGGTTCTACGTCGCCAGTGGCCTGCTCGATCATCCGGAAGGCAAGGGTACGGCTGCGACTTACCACTACAAGCACCTGCTCCAGTTGCTTGCCATCAAGGTGAGGCAGCGCGAGGGCTACACGCTTGACTCCATCAAGAGCGAACTCGCGGGGCTGCAGGGTGACCAGCTCGAGAAGCGGGTGGCGGCATCGCTCGCTCCCGCGCTCGGCAACGGGCTCCCTCTGCCAAGCCGCAGTGACGACGACACGCCGGCCACCTGGCAGCGCGTGGCCGTTGCCGACGGCGTGGAAATCCACGTCCGCAGCGACTCGCCGGCCGCGCACGAATCAGGCTTCGTGGCCATGCGTGAGGCCCTGCGTGCCGCACTGGGTCGCGAAGAGCTGAGATAG
- a CDS encoding PD40 domain-containing protein, whose translation MSARFVVAVALLGAAACAERSPIVIREPHPQEARLSNLRQITFGGENAEAYWDASGEWITFQSTRDGRTCDQQYVIKPDGTGLTRVSDGRGKTTCGWFLPGSDKLFFSSSTAHDASCPARPDPSKGYVWPLDKYDLYTVNRDGSGMTRLTNYDVYTAEAILSPDGQRIVFTSLKDGDLDIYTMNVDGSDVRRLTNTVGYDGGPWWSPDGTKIVYRAHHPQDSTELAQYHELLGQGLIRPSKVELWVMDTDGSNQRQVTALGGANFGPSWSPDGSKIIFSSNHVAPRSGNFELYLVDAAASMAGPDQLEQVTFDPSFDGFPIFHPNGRQLLWASNRHGSTEGETNLFIADFRW comes from the coding sequence ATGTCCGCACGTTTCGTTGTCGCCGTCGCGCTGCTGGGCGCGGCGGCCTGCGCCGAGCGCTCCCCCATCGTCATCCGCGAACCCCACCCGCAGGAAGCGCGGCTCTCCAACCTTCGGCAGATCACCTTCGGCGGCGAGAACGCCGAGGCCTACTGGGACGCCAGCGGCGAGTGGATCACCTTCCAGTCCACACGCGACGGCCGCACTTGCGACCAGCAGTACGTCATCAAGCCTGACGGCACCGGCCTGACACGCGTCTCCGACGGCCGCGGCAAGACGACTTGTGGCTGGTTCCTGCCCGGCTCCGACAAGCTCTTCTTCTCGTCGAGCACCGCGCACGACGCCTCCTGCCCCGCGCGCCCCGATCCCTCCAAGGGCTACGTCTGGCCGCTCGACAAGTACGACCTCTACACCGTCAACCGCGACGGCTCGGGGATGACGCGGCTCACCAACTACGACGTCTACACGGCCGAGGCCATCCTCTCGCCTGACGGACAGCGCATCGTGTTCACGTCCCTCAAGGACGGAGACCTCGACATCTACACGATGAACGTGGATGGCAGCGACGTGCGTCGCCTGACAAACACCGTGGGCTACGACGGCGGCCCCTGGTGGTCGCCCGACGGCACGAAGATCGTCTACCGCGCCCACCATCCGCAGGACTCGACCGAGCTGGCGCAGTATCACGAACTGCTCGGCCAGGGTCTCATCCGGCCCAGCAAGGTCGAGCTCTGGGTGATGGACACCGACGGCAGCAACCAGCGCCAGGTCACCGCGCTCGGCGGTGCGAACTTCGGCCCCTCGTGGAGCCCGGACGGCAGCAAGATCATCTTCTCGTCCAACCACGTCGCGCCACGCAGCGGCAACTTCGAGCTCTACCTCGTGGACGCCGCCGCTTCGATGGCTGGTCCCGACCAGCTCGAGCAGGTGACGTTCGATCCCTCGTTCGACGGCTTCCCGATCTTCCATCCCAACGGCCGGCAACTGCTGTGGGCGAGCAACCGCCACGGTTCCACGGAAGGCGAGACGAACCTCTTCATCGCCGACTTCCGCTGGTAG
- a CDS encoding HD domain-containing protein: protein MPALDIPRLGVGERVQHELLVRERDDRTTKAGDPYIVLKLGNATGTLGANVWKEMVPQIEGVQPGQVVQVIGIVEEYQGRRQLKLSAPPRVVPSGGADLDQFLPRATQPALESWARIDAWRAEMPERLRRAVDCFFADDTFREAFARTPGATRGHHAVIGGLLQHTCEVAEIARASVRTMGGDVPLVTAGAMLHDIGKVQAYDVALSGFEFTRAGQLLGHIVLGSLMLDERLAALPAHHRLSEEQRLELHHFIQSHHGIPEFGAAVRPMTLEAEILHFADNTSAKGNDFTEAVVDGELFPNAEQEFSAKRSWRLERRVWRRAHRWD, encoded by the coding sequence GTGCCGGCACTCGACATTCCACGGCTTGGCGTCGGTGAGCGCGTGCAGCACGAGCTGCTCGTGCGCGAACGCGATGACCGCACCACCAAGGCCGGCGATCCATACATCGTCTTGAAGTTGGGGAACGCGACAGGCACGCTCGGCGCCAACGTGTGGAAGGAGATGGTGCCGCAGATCGAGGGTGTGCAGCCCGGGCAGGTCGTGCAGGTCATCGGGATCGTGGAGGAGTACCAGGGCCGCCGCCAGCTCAAGCTCTCGGCGCCGCCTCGCGTCGTGCCGTCCGGCGGCGCTGACCTTGACCAGTTCCTTCCACGCGCCACGCAACCCGCACTGGAGTCGTGGGCGCGCATCGACGCGTGGCGCGCTGAAATGCCCGAGCGCCTGCGACGCGCCGTGGACTGCTTCTTCGCTGATGACACGTTTCGCGAGGCCTTCGCGAGAACGCCCGGCGCGACGCGCGGGCACCACGCCGTCATCGGCGGCCTGCTACAACACACCTGCGAGGTGGCTGAGATCGCGCGGGCGTCCGTGCGCACGATGGGCGGCGATGTTCCGCTCGTCACCGCCGGCGCGATGCTGCACGACATCGGCAAGGTGCAGGCCTACGACGTGGCGCTCAGCGGCTTCGAGTTCACACGCGCCGGACAGCTGCTCGGGCACATCGTGCTCGGCTCCCTGATGCTCGACGAGCGACTCGCGGCGCTGCCCGCGCATCACCGCCTGAGTGAGGAGCAACGGCTCGAGCTCCACCATTTCATCCAGTCACACCACGGCATCCCCGAGTTCGGCGCCGCGGTGCGGCCGATGACGCTCGAGGCGGAAATCCTGCACTTCGCCGACAACACCTCGGCCAAGGGCAATGATTTCACCGAAGCGGTCGTGGATGGCGAGCTGTTCCCCAACGCCGAGCAGGAGTTCTCGGCCAAGCGCAGCTGGCGGCTTGAGCGTCGCGTGTGGCGGCGCGCGCACCGCTGGGACTAG
- a CDS encoding SPFH/Band 7/PHB domain protein, which produces MEVVIGVVVLGIVGVLAKSLRIVGQAEVLVVERFGRFNRLARSGLNVLIPFVERPKAIDVRFFESDVTGLKRITAATTSRIDLREQVLNFPSQPVITKDNVTIDIDAVLYYRIADPQKATYAVQNLPYALETLTRTTLRNIVGEIELDQTLASRDMINKKMREVIEEASIGWGVDVTRVELQSIEPPSDIQQSMELQMRAERERRAAVTNAEASKRAAVLEAEGQREAQVRKAEGEKEAAILRAQGLAEARLAMADAEAEAVRRIAAALPEGDAATYLLGLKYLEALPSLAQGKGSTIFLPSEAKGILGAVGGIRELLKATGGSGGSSTP; this is translated from the coding sequence ATGGAAGTCGTCATCGGTGTCGTAGTCCTCGGTATCGTCGGCGTGTTGGCGAAGTCCCTCCGCATCGTGGGCCAGGCCGAGGTGTTGGTCGTCGAACGCTTCGGTCGCTTCAACCGCCTCGCCCGCTCGGGCCTGAACGTCCTGATCCCATTCGTCGAGCGCCCGAAGGCCATCGACGTCCGCTTCTTCGAGAGCGACGTCACGGGCCTCAAGCGCATCACGGCCGCCACCACCTCGCGCATCGACCTCCGCGAGCAGGTGCTCAACTTCCCGTCGCAGCCGGTCATCACGAAGGACAACGTGACGATCGACATCGATGCCGTGCTCTACTACCGCATCGCCGACCCGCAGAAGGCGACCTACGCGGTGCAGAACCTGCCCTATGCGCTGGAGACGCTGACGCGCACCACGCTGCGCAACATCGTCGGCGAGATCGAACTCGACCAGACGCTGGCCTCGCGCGACATGATCAACAAGAAGATGCGCGAGGTGATCGAGGAGGCCTCGATCGGCTGGGGCGTGGACGTCACGCGCGTCGAGCTGCAAAGCATCGAGCCGCCCAGCGACATCCAGCAGTCGATGGAACTGCAGATGCGCGCGGAGCGCGAGCGTCGCGCCGCCGTCACCAACGCCGAGGCGTCCAAGCGTGCCGCGGTGCTCGAGGCCGAAGGCCAACGCGAGGCACAGGTGCGGAAGGCCGAGGGCGAGAAGGAGGCGGCGATCCTGCGCGCGCAGGGCCTGGCCGAAGCACGGCTCGCCATGGCGGACGCGGAGGCGGAAGCCGTACGGCGTATCGCGGCCGCGTTGCCCGAGGGCGACGCCGCGACCTATTTGCTCGGCCTCAAGTATCTCGAGGCACTGCCTTCCCTGGCGCAGGGCAAGGGTTCGACGATTTTCCTGCCCTCGGAAGCCAAGGGAATCCTTGGCGCGGTTGGCGGCATCCGTGAGTTGCTCAAGGCCACCGGCGGATCCGGTGGCAGTTCGACCCCCTAG
- a CDS encoding efflux RND transporter periplasmic adaptor subunit yields MSRIAVLSLFVLAVTSCGGDSAAASAGAAPGAGAAPSPATGAAPSAAGAARSGGSIVLSSADLHTVARELVEEGVAISGGLRPIETISVRARLEGDVLEVAVREGDRVRRGTLLARFEDTEQTAARASAEADRLAAELDASTARWNFEQTQELFRAGAIPEREFRVAEQAAAASAARLAAAEARLRTATLAERDTRIVAPADGIIERRSIERGVRAQRGMELFTLVRTETLELTAAVPARRAGNIAPGQAVRFTSDGRAFEGSVARVSPTIDPTSQSITVYVQVPNADGELKGNAFATGQIIERGLPDQLAIPQPAVRQAPGGGEPFVWRLAGGSLERVGVKLGIVDEVRGVVQVLDGLAVGDRVVVGNVGMMGVGMQVQLIGGEGNAAAGAR; encoded by the coding sequence ATGTCGCGTATCGCAGTCCTCTCGCTCTTCGTCCTTGCCGTCACCTCCTGTGGTGGTGACAGCGCCGCGGCGAGCGCCGGCGCGGCGCCAGGTGCCGGCGCGGCACCGAGCCCGGCCACGGGCGCCGCGCCATCCGCGGCGGGCGCCGCCCGCAGCGGCGGCTCCATCGTGCTCTCCAGCGCCGACCTGCACACCGTCGCCCGCGAACTCGTCGAGGAAGGCGTGGCCATCAGCGGCGGGCTGCGCCCCATCGAGACCATCAGCGTGCGGGCTCGACTCGAAGGCGACGTGCTCGAGGTCGCCGTGCGGGAGGGTGACCGGGTCCGGCGCGGCACGCTGCTCGCGCGGTTCGAGGACACCGAGCAGACCGCGGCGCGGGCCTCGGCCGAGGCTGACCGGCTGGCCGCCGAGCTCGACGCCAGCACGGCGCGCTGGAACTTCGAGCAGACGCAGGAGCTCTTCCGCGCCGGTGCGATTCCGGAGCGGGAGTTCCGCGTCGCCGAGCAGGCGGCAGCCGCCTCGGCCGCGCGCCTCGCTGCCGCCGAGGCGCGGCTCCGCACCGCGACGCTGGCGGAGCGCGACACGCGCATCGTCGCACCGGCCGATGGGATCATCGAGCGCCGGAGCATCGAGCGCGGCGTGCGCGCCCAGCGCGGCATGGAGCTGTTCACGCTGGTGCGCACCGAGACCCTCGAGCTCACCGCCGCCGTCCCCGCGCGGCGCGCCGGCAACATCGCGCCCGGACAGGCGGTGCGCTTCACGTCCGATGGACGCGCCTTCGAAGGCAGCGTGGCGCGCGTGAGTCCGACCATCGACCCGACCTCGCAGTCCATCACGGTCTACGTGCAGGTCCCCAATGCCGATGGCGAACTCAAGGGCAACGCCTTCGCCACCGGACAGATCATCGAGCGCGGCCTGCCGGACCAGCTCGCCATTCCGCAGCCTGCCGTGCGCCAGGCGCCCGGCGGCGGCGAGCCCTTTGTGTGGCGCCTTGCCGGCGGCTCGTTGGAGCGGGTCGGCGTGAAGCTCGGCATCGTCGATGAAGTCCGCGGCGTCGTACAGGTGCTCGACGGACTGGCCGTCGGCGACCGTGTGGTGGTCGGCAACGTCGGCATGATGGGCGTCGGCATGCAGGTGCAGCTCATCGGCGGCGAAGGCAACGCCGCGGCAGGGGCGCGCTGA
- a CDS encoding replication initiator protein A, translated as MTPAARRKPQARTVLLDRAIEGLPLFRLSDSSDDSVVAFTADNGGRWRVLPAPGERLPGTFDQDVYFELMRRYAEAEAPADGTLSFTLHAFLRSMGRRVDGRTYEQLRGALARLERTVLESEAAWYDAARREHPAARFTILSAVAIDRRRFTDRDQLALFPALASNEPGDARVTLAPQIRGNLAAGHAVALLAPRYVALSSPVARRLYRLLEAHRAESGAGQWRLTLERLAELLPLTQRYPSHLQRVIQPAHEMLVAAGSVKRARFTQAGRIWSVEYDWN; from the coding sequence ATGACGCCCGCCGCGCGCCGAAAGCCCCAAGCGCGCACGGTGCTCCTCGACCGTGCCATTGAGGGCCTCCCGCTCTTTCGCCTCTCCGATTCTTCGGACGATTCCGTCGTCGCTTTCACAGCGGACAACGGAGGGCGCTGGCGAGTCCTCCCCGCACCCGGCGAACGCCTGCCAGGCACCTTCGACCAGGATGTCTACTTCGAGTTGATGCGGCGCTATGCGGAAGCCGAGGCGCCCGCCGACGGCACGCTCTCGTTCACGCTGCACGCCTTCCTCCGCTCGATGGGTCGACGCGTGGACGGCCGCACCTACGAACAGCTGCGCGGCGCGCTCGCACGCCTCGAGCGCACGGTGCTCGAGAGCGAGGCCGCGTGGTACGACGCCGCACGGCGTGAACACCCCGCGGCGCGCTTCACCATCCTTTCCGCGGTCGCCATCGACCGGCGACGCTTCACGGACCGGGACCAGCTCGCGCTCTTTCCTGCCCTCGCCTCCAACGAGCCCGGCGACGCGCGCGTGACGCTCGCACCGCAGATCCGCGGCAACCTCGCCGCCGGTCACGCGGTGGCCCTGTTGGCCCCGCGCTATGTGGCCCTGTCCTCCCCGGTGGCCCGCCGGCTCTACCGGCTGCTCGAGGCGCACCGTGCCGAGTCCGGCGCTGGGCAATGGCGCCTAACCCTCGAGCGCCTCGCCGAGCTGCTGCCCCTCACCCAGCGCTACCCGTCGCACCTCCAGCGGGTGATCCAACCCGCCCACGAAATGCTGGTTGCCGCGGGCAGCGTGAAGCGGGCCCGTTTCACCCAGGCAGGGCGGATCTGGAGTGTGGAGTACGACTGGAACTAG